TTTGTAATGATTTACTTGTAAAGAAAATATAGCATTTTTTGATATAAAACTCTCCTAAAATATTGTCTCAGGGCAAAAAGGCTTTAAATCATGTTGAACTATCTATGGCAAAAGGTGGAGGGAAGTGCTGCATAGCTGTATCGAAACTCTTTATCGACAAGGAAAGTCTATTCTAGATTTTCTAGCAGACGCTATCCATGCAGCTCGTACCAAGCAACCCATACCTTCTATTATCTAAAAAACCTTTTATATCCCGTGACCGCTTACCTTTTACCTAGGAAATTTTAAAAACAAAGTTGCCGCTAAAATTATAAATAAATGCTCGTGGAAAAAAAGCTCTAGTTGCGAAAAAGCAAAAATTTAGCGAAGTAAATGAAATCCACCCACTGCAAGGCTCTGCTAGAAAAAAACATTCAGGATAAACCTCTTCATTTAATCTATCCAGAATAGCTCACTGCGGTTACTCTGCATCCATGTAAAAAAGCCCTGTAAGCTAGAAAGACTAAAACCGCCAAAAAAACGAAAGTAAAATTTCTATTTAAAGTTGCTAGCTTATCCTTTTTTGTTATTTTTCTTGCTTAGTTTTACATTTTACAAAAGATAACTTAAGGAAAAGTTTTAAACCTTTTCTATCAAATGTCAAACATACCTTCTTGCTATTCCTCTCTCTTAATTTAGATTGGCGGCTACCCATTTACAACCCTTGCATCCATTGCCCTTTGCAGATCAACTTAACCTTTTTACCTTCATAGGTAGTTGCCTCCACATCTACATGCTCATCCGAAATCATCATGTCGACATGTACGGTACTTACATTACATCCTATATCTGCAAGCTGCTCAGGCGACATTAAAGGGCCTCCATCTATACACATACTATAGGCAAAACCCACGGCAATATGGCAGGCGGCATTTTCATCATACAAGATTTCTTCAAATATCTTACCCGTTTGGAATATCGGAGAGTCTGTTCCTACTAAAGCCACCTCGCCCAAAAAGCGAGAGCCTGCATCGTTATCGATATATCTTGCAAAATTTTCTTTCCCTTCACTAGCCTCAAAATGAACAAGCTTGCCTTCTTTAAATTCCAAATGCAAATCTTTAACTATTTTACCATTCACAAGCACAGGACGCGTAACTTTTACTTTACCAGTGGTTAGACGATAATCAGGCGTAGTGAAGCACTCCTCTGTGGGAATATTAGGCTCAAATTCCCCTCTAGGTCCTTGGCTTCCCCCTCCCACAAACAGAGCTTGCGGGCTTAAAAAAACCTTTAGATCGGTATCTGGGCCTGTAAAATGCAATTCGCGAATTTTCATTTTAGTCAGGTGCTTAGCACGTGCTTGCAAGATACTATTATGTGTTTTCCATAATTCAAGGCAGTTAGGTTGATCAGCCCGGCAAATTTTGAAAATCTGCTCCCATAATGCTTCACAAGCTTTTGCTTCCTCAAGTTCAGGAAAAACTTTTTTTCCCCATTGCGGCG
This sequence is a window from Neochlamydia sp. AcF84. Protein-coding genes within it:
- a CDS encoding aminopeptidase → MMDFKQKLYTYAQLLIEHGLNVQKGQIVNITAEICHRELTHLLCQIAYRRGAKHVNVDFIEPRLIRTRLLDSIEDDDLAYVPHYLSQKYEEFVKEGAAVLRLIGSELPDNLTDLNPQKINTLSNSNFKALKKYYTEGVSKSKVQWTVAAAATPQWGKKVFPELEEAKACEALWEQIFKICRADQPNCLELWKTHNSILQARAKHLTKMKIRELHFTGPDTDLKVFLSPQALFVGGGSQGPRGEFEPNIPTEECFTTPDYRLTTGKVKVTRPVLVNGKIVKDLHLEFKEGKLVHFEASEGKENFARYIDNDAGSRFLGEVALVGTDSPIFQTGKIFEEILYDENAACHIAVGFAYSMCIDGGPLMSPEQLADIGCNVSTVHVDMMISDEHVDVEATTYEGKKVKLICKGQWMQGL